The following coding sequences lie in one Azospirillum humicireducens genomic window:
- a CDS encoding ubiquinol-cytochrome C chaperone family protein translates to MDRLLAPLLNGLSGGARARNVEAVGGLFTGIVAQARQPGFYAALGVPDTLDGRFEMVALHLFLVMRRLKGQGAAAAKLSQRLYETMVDDFEKSIMELGAGDSGIARRVKTMARGMAGRIRAYDEALAEPGDNRLEVALDNNLYGTVDPVPVGALPAMAAYVRACAATLDEQPLESLMRGQLRFAPAPA, encoded by the coding sequence ATGGATCGCCTGCTGGCTCCTCTGCTGAATGGCCTGAGCGGCGGCGCGCGCGCCCGCAATGTGGAGGCGGTGGGCGGGCTGTTCACCGGCATCGTCGCCCAGGCCCGCCAGCCCGGCTTCTACGCCGCGCTCGGCGTGCCCGATACGCTGGACGGCCGGTTCGAGATGGTGGCGTTGCATCTGTTCCTGGTCATGCGCCGGCTGAAGGGGCAGGGGGCGGCGGCAGCCAAGCTGTCGCAGCGTCTCTATGAGACGATGGTCGACGATTTCGAGAAGTCGATCATGGAGCTGGGGGCCGGCGACAGCGGCATCGCCCGGCGCGTGAAGACGATGGCGCGCGGCATGGCCGGACGAATCCGCGCCTATGATGAGGCGCTGGCTGAGCCTGGCGACAATCGGCTGGAGGTGGCGTTGGACAACAACCTGTATGGCACGGTCGATCCGGTGCCGGTCGGGGCGCTTCCCGCCATGGCCGCCTATGTGCGCGCCTGCGCCGCCACGCTGGATGAACAGCCGCTGGAGTCGCTGATGCGCGGCCAGCTGCGCTTCGCCCCTGCGCCCGCCTGA
- a CDS encoding YceD family protein — MSPVNGALPAPEFSRIVTADAVRRADMTETIEATEAERRALAERLELEAIGSLTATVKLRAVRGGQMIRVSGTLEADVVQTCVVTLEPVPAHVSESFEALFAPPSMVEEPGLEIDFDPSLSDEDIPEPMENNRIDIGELAAQHLSLGLDPYPHAEGVEFEGYDEGDDGEPAEDAAAEEPEKPNPFAVLQQLKQRK, encoded by the coding sequence ATGAGCCCTGTGAACGGTGCCCTGCCGGCCCCGGAATTCTCGCGCATCGTCACCGCCGACGCGGTGCGCCGCGCCGACATGACCGAGACCATCGAGGCGACGGAGGCGGAGCGCCGCGCCCTTGCCGAGCGGCTGGAGCTTGAGGCGATCGGCAGCCTGACCGCCACGGTGAAGCTGCGCGCGGTGCGGGGCGGCCAGATGATCCGCGTGTCCGGCACGCTGGAGGCCGATGTGGTCCAGACCTGCGTCGTCACGCTGGAGCCGGTGCCGGCCCATGTCAGCGAGAGCTTCGAGGCGCTGTTCGCCCCGCCGTCGATGGTCGAGGAACCGGGGCTGGAGATCGATTTCGACCCCTCTTTGTCGGACGAGGACATCCCCGAGCCGATGGAGAACAACCGAATCGACATCGGCGAGCTTGCCGCACAGCATCTGTCGCTCGGTCTCGATCCCTATCCGCATGCCGAGGGCGTGGAGTTCGAGGGCTATGACGAGGGTGATGACGGGGAACCGGCCGAAGACGCAGCGGCGGAAGAGCCGGAGAAGCCCAATCCGTTCGCCGTTCTGCAACAATTGAAGCAGCGGAAGTGA
- the rpmF gene encoding 50S ribosomal protein L32, which translates to MAVPKKKTSKSRRNMRRSHHALPTSAYNECPNCGELKRPHHVCGSCGHYDQREVVQSGTAAA; encoded by the coding sequence ATGGCTGTTCCGAAGAAGAAGACCTCCAAGTCGCGGCGCAACATGCGGCGTTCGCACCACGCTCTGCCGACCTCGGCGTACAACGAGTGCCCGAACTGCGGCGAGCTGAAGCGTCCGCACCACGTCTGCGGGTCTTGCGGCCATTACGACCAGCGCGAAGTGGTTCAGAGCGGCACCGCGGCCGCTTGA
- the plsX gene encoding phosphate acyltransferase PlsX, translating into MSQRLTIALDAMGGDLGSEMVIAGADIARERHPDVRFLLYGDRERIEPLLNQRPALKAVAEIRHTADFVAGDAKPAVALRAGRQSSMRLAIDAVASGEAACVVSAGNTGALMAMAKFVLKTLPGIDRPAMASFFPTQRGESVMLDLGANAECQPENLVQFAVMGAVFARAILGLPEPSIGVLNIGSEDMKGNEVVRAAAASLRDMPLPGRFHGFVEGTDIGLGTVDVIVTDGFTGNVALKTAEGTAKLFSEFLRRTFATSFLARIGYLLARGAFKRFRERIDPRRYNGAMFLGLRGVCVKSHGGTDPVGFANAVAVAINLATHGFNERIKEEMGRIADATPLPDTKAAAG; encoded by the coding sequence GTGAGCCAGCGCCTGACCATCGCCCTGGATGCCATGGGTGGCGATCTCGGTTCCGAGATGGTCATTGCCGGGGCGGACATCGCGCGGGAGCGCCATCCCGACGTGCGTTTTCTGCTGTACGGCGACCGGGAGCGGATCGAACCGCTGCTGAACCAGCGGCCCGCGTTGAAGGCGGTGGCGGAGATCCGCCATACCGCCGACTTCGTGGCCGGAGACGCCAAGCCGGCAGTGGCGTTGCGCGCCGGCCGCCAGTCCAGCATGAGGCTTGCCATCGACGCCGTGGCGTCGGGTGAAGCCGCCTGCGTGGTTTCGGCCGGCAACACCGGCGCCCTGATGGCGATGGCGAAATTCGTGCTGAAGACGCTGCCGGGCATCGACCGGCCGGCGATGGCATCCTTCTTCCCGACACAACGGGGCGAGAGCGTGATGCTGGATCTCGGCGCCAACGCCGAATGCCAGCCGGAAAACCTCGTCCAGTTCGCCGTGATGGGGGCCGTCTTCGCGCGCGCCATCCTGGGGCTGCCGGAGCCGTCGATCGGTGTGCTGAACATCGGCTCGGAAGACATGAAGGGCAACGAGGTGGTGCGTGCCGCGGCGGCCAGCCTGCGCGACATGCCGCTGCCCGGCCGCTTCCATGGCTTCGTCGAAGGCACCGACATCGGGCTGGGCACGGTGGATGTCATCGTCACCGATGGCTTCACCGGGAACGTCGCTCTGAAGACGGCGGAGGGGACGGCCAAGCTGTTCTCCGAATTCCTGCGCCGCACATTCGCGACGTCCTTCCTGGCGCGGATCGGCTATCTGCTGGCACGCGGCGCCTTCAAGCGCTTCCGCGAGCGGATCGACCCGCGGCGCTACAACGGCGCGATGTTCCTGGGCCTGCGCGGCGTCTGCGTGAAAAGCCATGGCGGCACCGACCCGGTCGGCTTTGCCAATGCCGTCGCGGTGGCCATCAATCTGGCGACTCACGGTTTCAATGAGCGCATCAAGGAAGAGATG